taaaagaaaattcttatGATGCCCAGTTTAGAAGCCACTGTAATATTAAATATGGCAATTGTAGGTAGAACCCTTCTTAACAATCACTGTCAAGTCAGTAGTGGTTAATAGGCATTATTCCTAGTCGTTGTATCTGGGCTTCAGATTACTACTAATttttgaggaaattttgttttttgagttcaGGAAGCATTAGAAAATATGCTCCAATTCTGTGAATTTATTTGTGAACATAAGACAGATTTATATAGTCAAAACTCACTGTTCTTCACTTGGACAATATAAATCTAaaatttatgtttctttattaattcaaCTTTTTAGTATAATTTAAGACATTGCAGCACATGTATTTGTTAATACCAGAATGTGTTCATTTTAGTTGGTAAGTAATCATTTCTTTGaccttggtttttttgttttgttttgttttgtttttaccagtCTGTGGTTTCCTGAACACTTTCTGACATATAAATGCTGGTTATGTAGATAAATTATTCAGCTTTTAGCTAACCAGAGTACGAGTTACTGCATTTGGACTTGCTTGTACAATACAGTAGAAAATTATTTGATATTTATGTAAGGTACTGATTAATACAAAGGATTGCTGCTTATAGTTTTGTTTgtcaaataaaaatctttttgtcTAAGCTGTAAATAgacataatatttttttcaaaatttcaacacaataaAATTACTTTTCCTCATGTACCTCATTGATATCTATATATCTGTCTTCAATAAACCCATCATCATCTACCACAAATGAATGCAGCTGTTCAAAGATTACTGTGGTGTCTTCAGAGTTTGTATCTGTTATCTGTGAAAGAGAACTTGGGTTTCTTGTAAGACCATCTTCATAGGTTTCTGCTTCATGCTCTTCCAGGCGATGGTGATTGTAGCTAAGCAGAATATTGTACCAAATTGGGCACTTGATAGCAATAAAGATGAGTAGTGAAGTTAGCATTACAGTGACGACAACACCAACAAGCAAAGCCCAGCTTTTTCCAACAGGCTTATGTTCTTAAATAGAAAAGAGAGATTTTGTTAAGTTGACAAGTCAAGCAGTGTTAGAAAGGTATATACTTTACTGTTTTCTGTGAATAAAAATTACTACtacatgaaagaaaaatgtggTCAAGGAACATCATTTTCCAAAATGACTAAAGGCTGATTAACTCTTAATTAAACAACCCAAGGTGCTCCAAAGTCTGTAACTGACTCTGAGTGCTAATCTGATTTCACAAGTGGAAAATTCATAGAAAGCGTCAATGGACAGGtcacagtaaaaaaacaaaacaaaacaaacaaacaaaaccagatgcCCCAAAAGTACTGTATAAAATTATCTTCAGACTATAtgcatgtgctttttttttttttttggacacatAAATGAATTTTTTGCTTAGACTTGGATCTCCTCTCATGTAAATGCAGCActccacattaaaacaaaaccaggTATTGTTACCAGCTCACATAAAACCATTAGCTTATACTTGGGAAGTGTGGTGTTTTGTCTCATAAAATAGTTAATTAATATCCAGTATTGTGTGCATGACATATGTTAGAGCCTGGGTTGGAATCCCAATATTTTGTAAATCTTTGTTGAGGTGAAGAATTGTTTTTTTACATTGTTCATAGAAGCTCAACATAGAACAGTGGGATTAGTACTGATACCTTTAGCAATAGTAATCCTCAAAAGTGGTACATTACCTGAGTTCTCTGTTAAGTTGCTTAAAGAGCTATTAAAAGGTGAATTCATATTGGGTTGGAAATAAAGGTCTTCAGCTATAGTGGAAATAAATTTAGAGTGGCATTCAGTTGTAAAGGGTGCTGACTTGATACTGTAGTGCTTTAGGTCATCTGGATAGCTACACACGGTGATGCTCTCGTTTTCTGgtaaagaaataaattaggatGTATTATAGATATAGTTCATAACAGTATTGATTTAGAATTTTGATAAGTTTTCTCATTAGAGAAATGATaagaagggctggaaagatggttcagtggtaacAAACACTTGCTATTCTTGCATAGAATCTGAGTTTCCAGTTTCCACGTGGTGCCTTATGACCATCCTTAACTATAGTTCtggggaatccagtgccctcttctgaacaggtacacacatggtgcacatacatacatgcaggcaaaacacttacccacataattattaaataaatgaaccaaaaatatttattttaagaaaggcACTCTTGATGTGTTTGCATGTCAGCGTGAGTGCTGATGCACATTCCTGTTAGACAGGTTAAATGCAGTATGTGTTTGTCATTTAGCTTTTATCTTGGGAAGTCTTATGATTAATATTATTGTTACACTCTGGTTCCCAAGCAGAACTTGATGTGCAGTTAACAAAATAAggcaacacctgagttcagtccccagtgctggaaagcaaaaaaacaaccaaacgaAACTAGGCACCTCTTCTTATGTATTTTGTGAGACAATACTCTAGAGAATATATAGGAAGTCCTTGAACATCTTATTGAGCTAGGATCTCACTGTAATcctggctggtttggaactcaacagagatctgtttgcctcttcctcccaagttctggaattaaaggtatccAATATAATATCTGACATGTAAAAGTACTATCATATATTGACTCTACATGTTTAATACTATCTTCTTGCATATAGCAATCTTTAAATTACCACACCCTTCTCAGGTGGGGTAAGAGAATGTGTATTCTGAAGTTTCTTTCTGGTGGTTTTTCTGGGAGGTGTTActagttttggtttgattttggtttatttttaactgtTGTGGAGATGAAGTTCAAAGCCTGTGTCTACCATTGAGTAATACTTCCAGCCCTGCTGTTTCCTTTCATCTGTTCTAATTCTGACATAAGCTAATGAAGGTCAGACACATTCTCTTCTTGTTTGACTGGGAGTAGGATAGCTTACCTAATGTCACGTTAGATGTGTTCAGCCAGTTCTGCAATTCAAGTAGACTACAGGTGCAGTTCCATGGATTTCCATCCAGAGTTAGTAATTCCAGATGAAATAACTGTGGTGCATCAAAGTGACTTATCAAATTGCCTTGCAGATTCAGAACTTTCAAATTGTTTAGAGGCACAAATATATCAGGATTCAGTTGCAGTATTTTGTTTTGGCAAAGATATAACTGTTTTAGTTCATTTAAGCCAGCAAATGAGCTCTGTTGAATTGCACTGATGGAATTTCCACAGATATTTAAAATTTCTAGTTTGAAGAGATTGCTGAAGCTACTATTATATAAGACAGTGATGTTATTCTCCATCAAGTAGAGCTCAGTGAGCAAGGAATACATCTGTAGCACCCTGATGTCTGAAGCATTGAGAGTGATCTGGTTATAACTGAGATCAAGGATGGTAACATTGTTACTGATAACCTCTGGAATCAAAGCATAATTCCTTCTGGTGAAATTCCATTTGACttcctggaaaagaaaaaaaaaatagtaatgctTTAATAAGAAAAAATGTAACGGAATTGATCAAAATTACATATCCGAGAGATATTAGATAAAAATTATTCTGGAAAAACATTATCCCTTAATGTGAAAAAGGAAGAGCAAACATGTTGCTTTATGGAGATGAAATACTAAAGATTAATGAAATGCTGATCCAACCACTCAAGGAGAGTACTCTATTCCACAGGTATCTTCCTATTACTATACAAGCATTACAAATATTGCTATATATCTCTTATAGAAATACAAGATAATTAAAAATTGTGTTGACTTACTTATCAGGAATGATGGCACGTGccttgtgattccagcacttgcgGAAGCTGGGCAGGAGGCTaacaagttcaaggacaaccttgGCTATACAATGAGatgctttctcaaacaaacaaacaaacaaacataccaaCAAAACCTTATTTGCTGGTTTAGCATgcaagatagatagatatatatggGAGAGTTGTTTTAAAGTAAGTATTTTGAAGTTTGTGGAGATACCATCACATACCTAGGAATATTAAATAATTCAAATTAATGCCCAGCAATCTCTGTTAGTTTAACAGCTCAAAGTATGGGTATGTGTGATGCATGtaagtattttaaaagtaaatcatTAGCTGGTTGCTGTTCCTCagctctgtaatcccagcaagaatggggaggcagaggcagacagatctctgtgagttcgaggccagcctggtctataaagtgagtccaggacagccaaggctaaacagagaaacactgttttgaaaaaccaaaatctaAGATATTTACTAATCTAAGAGATTACTGAAGCTACTATTATATAAGACAGTGATGTTATTCTCCATCAGGGAGAGCTCAGTGAGCAAGGAATACATATGTAGCATCCTGATGTCTGAAGCATTCAGAGGGATCTGGTTATAACTGAGATCAAGGTTGGTAACAttgggctgtttttgttttgttttgttgtggcttttcaagacagggtatctctgcacagccctggttgtcctggagctcactctgtagaccaagttggtttcaaactcagagatgcgcctgtctctgccttctgaaagctggaattaaaggtgtatggcAGCATCACCCAGctgctttctttcaaatattgAACGATGCTGGCTGTGGTTTTAATCCTAGGATGAGGCGGATGAATTTCtaaaagttcaaggacatcctggtTTATATAGTTGTCGCAaaacaacatcaaattaaatcaTGATTGTTAATGAGCTATAATACAAGAAATGattcacatatgtatatgcatttgAAGAAATAGTTTTTGACTGGCTCTGCAGTTGAAATAATCATGCAGCTACATGGTGGTAAATTACGtcagtgtatttttaaaagtttcatacattttttggttttattgattgaCATGATGATGGATTTTTgcttgtattgattttttttttgcagtagggTCTCGATTTGAACCCTCATGAACTGCATATTGCATTAGCTGGCCAACTCTTGATCATCCTGCCTCCATCAACTACATGCTGGATTACAGGAGTATGTTAACATAACTGGCTtagttgcttaatttttttttttttagtagagcTAGGGATGGAACTCATGGCATTAGACAAaagctctctcactgaactcTATCTCCAACCTATATTCTATTtacttatattattattattgtatatatatatatatatatatagcatgtgCTTACCTCTtcatggagaaagggaaggagaggtcaGTGTTGTATGTGATTCAGATCTTCTTGCTTGAACTAAACCATTTCTTCAGCTTTCTTGCCCCCATCCTATGttttgaactgtttttttttggggggggggagggtcttGAAACTAATCTCTGATTTTATCGTgaaaaatttcagagttttactttatttggcttttaatttttttaaaaaaagaatttatgtgtatgtgtgatacaTGTAAGTATTTGTATCATATAGCTGCTTAGTATCTGTGGATACCAGAAAAGGGCTTCAGATCTCTGGATCTGGAGTTTTAGGAACTTAAGAACCAATATGTGAGTTTTGGGAACTGAGCCTggctcctctgcaggagcagagaatgctcttaactgctgaactatcttTTTAGTCTCATTTGGTCAGCTTTTAAAAAGAATCCACTTCATAAAACAAAGAATGCTTTTGCCAAATTAGGCTTTTGGTCAGAGGTTAGTAtcatagataagtaaataaattttcctttaaattttacttatttatttatttatgggagTGTGTGTatggagtgtgtgtatgtttatgcacATGCATGTCATGGCATAGGTGGAGGCAGAGCCAGTTCTCACTTTCCATAGTGGATTTTGGAAATGGGACTCAGGTTGCTCGGCTTGGTAGCATGCACCTTAAGCTGCAAAGACATCTTACTGGCTCACaagaattacatttttaatagttTGTCAAttgtgtatattttccttttgttgGACTTTTGCTTTTCTGTATTTTGCCAGATTTGTATGCAGTATATGTTTGAGAACTTCTTTACTATTAGTAAAAACTTACTGGTTGAGAAGCCTGGCTTTTGTCAGATAGTAGTAGCATGAAGAAGAGCCAGAAGAAGGTTGTGAAGTGTGTGGCTTTCATATTGGAGGCCTAAGAGAAAAGAGAATAATTTCATCTCTAGAGGTACTAGAACTTTAGAGGTTGAGGACaaattgatttcctttttttcttttaacatatatttttcttttaaaatacataaatagccgggcaaacaaacaaataaataaataacatgtatattatatatcttattccttaaactaaacagcctctgtggacagtgaaactcagtatTTTTCTAGGGTGTCTTATTAGCTTCAGCTAATGGGGGAAAAAGAACTAAGCAATTTAAATAGTTGTTAAAATTTCTcagcatatatgtacataaaaatCCCAGAGGAATGTATGCTTATGATTATGTtcatatatagtatatacttaAGTTGATGCTTCTTGATTTTTCAAATTGGGGTGTCATATTGATACTATTGATTGGTTTGTTATGATGGAAGATGAAAATCAGCAGTTTTCTTTCAAGTATTCTTTGCTATAATCTCCAGTACATTGACCATTCAATTTCTAACATATACGTAATGGATTTTGCCAGATTAATATTGAGGGTTAATAATGCCTTGATCACATGAAAATTATTGTTTACTGAACCATGTAACACGATCACTTTTTCTATTTTGCACTTTTTTTCTGATAAACTgagcttttttttgttttcctgtgtttagttttccatgttttgttttgttttgttttccatgaaTTTATTCCCTTCTCTCCCATAGCAAATGTCTCAGTAACTGGTGCATGGCAAGTATCTCCTCAGTGTCAGCTGCATGGAAGCCCTCTCCGGGAGCCTGTCCCTGTGCTTAGTCTAGAGATACTGACCAACGGACTGCTGTTTCCACACTTCGGCTTCAGCCTTTCATGTAGACAGTCTCTAGTCTTTGCTTCAGATTATGGTTTTCTGGAGTTCCCTGTCCTGAtttattgttttgggtttttttttttttttttttttttttttggtagggctTCATAACTTCTAAGAAGGACCATGGGAAggacctttttgttgtttttaactttgaGATATTTTTACTAGAAACTGAATTCTaggtagaaaataatttttcctcaAAATACCAGTAGTCAATGCCCACTGTCTTTAAGTTTCAgtaactttgtttttctttctttgtcctctTGTCTAACTTGCTTCTCCTAACACATAACACATAATGTCagtattttcagtttcataatccTGTGTCTTTTAAAGTTTGCTTTTTTCAGTCCAGCTGGGTAACTGGTTGTCCCTTTTTATCTGAAAGATAGATCATTCAGTGCTGGGAAAATTAATTTGTGTATTATTCTGTTGATTGATAATACTAGTTGTAGAACTGCCTAAATTGGTATTTGACCACCTGGAATaactttatggttttttttttttcaaatctttgTTTTCCAGTTCATCTTTGTAGTTTTGCTCAGCTTTTTTTTGGAGAAAAATCTCGACTTTATGtgtaaagtttgttttttttcattctttagatTCTAGACCGTTGATCCTACTGCATGGGTATATTTTCTTCTTCAtacatttctccctttctcccttcgtttctttttcccaccctttgtgctttttttattgcctctctctctctctctttttttttttaatgaatagctTTTGTGtccccaggttttttttttcagtttatggAAGCTTTCTTCATGAATCTGTTAATATTTTGCTTGGGGGTAAACTGGTAAAGTGGGAAACAGAGTGGCTGTAGGAAACTGTATTTGGATACACATTACTGGCTTTAGACATTCCTGACTTAGGAACTTGATGGACTTTTGG
This genomic window from Meriones unguiculatus strain TT.TT164.6M chromosome 12, Bangor_MerUng_6.1, whole genome shotgun sequence contains:
- the Lrrc19 gene encoding leucine-rich repeat-containing protein 19 isoform X2; protein product: MYSLLTELYLMENNITVLYNSSFSNLFKLEILNICGNSISAIQQSSFAGLNELKQLYLCQNKILQLNPDIFVPLNNLKVLNLQGNLISHFDAPQLFHLELLTLDGNPWNCTCSLLELQNWLNTSNVTLENESITVCSYPDDLKHYSIKSAPFTTECHSKFISTIAEDLYFQPNMNSPFNSSLSNLTENSEHKPVGKSWALLVGVVVTVMLTSLLIFIAIKCPIWYNILLSYNHHRLEEHEAETYEDGLTRNPSSLSQITDTNSEDTTVIFEQLHSFVVDDDGFIEDRYIDINEVHEEK
- the Lrrc19 gene encoding leucine-rich repeat-containing protein 19 isoform X1 → MKATHFTTFFWLFFMLLLSDKSQASQPEVKWNFTRRNYALIPEVISNNVTILDLSYNQITLNASDIRVLQMYSLLTELYLMENNITVLYNSSFSNLFKLEILNICGNSISAIQQSSFAGLNELKQLYLCQNKILQLNPDIFVPLNNLKVLNLQGNLISHFDAPQLFHLELLTLDGNPWNCTCSLLELQNWLNTSNVTLENESITVCSYPDDLKHYSIKSAPFTTECHSKFISTIAEDLYFQPNMNSPFNSSLSNLTENSEHKPVGKSWALLVGVVVTVMLTSLLIFIAIKCPIWYNILLSYNHHRLEEHEAETYEDGLTRNPSSLSQITDTNSEDTTVIFEQLHSFVVDDDGFIEDRYIDINEVHEEK